The following is a genomic window from Polyangiaceae bacterium.
GCGATAAATTGGATTGGCGATCACGAACTGTCCCCCGATTCTTCGAGACGGGCCCCAATCCCATCACATAAGCGAAGTCATCATCCGAGACATCCGGCCCGTCTCTCCCGCGAGCATCGGATCGATGATCTTGCCGTACGCGTTCTTCTCGCAACTTCGCAAGCAGCGAATCGATGTGACTACGCCGCTCCAGAATGATCGTCTCTTTTGCAGCATCCACGTGCGCTGCCGTGATCGCTACCGACCGATCCTCGACATCCCAATTCACGATTTGATCCGCCATTGCATTCGTGAGCCACGGATGGCCCTGCCCCAGCTCGTAAATGCGCGCCACTGCCTCCGGCTCGAATCGTTGACCCGTGGCCGCCGTATGCTGGGCCAAAAGCTCCTCGACGTCGGCATCCGTAAATGGCGCAATCGTCGTCGCGTCGGCCGTGATGTTGAACGGCGAGCTCGTTCCGAGCCACGACAGCGGTTTTTGATCTTTGGCGCGCACGGCGTAATCGCGAACCTGGCGCTGCCCGATGAGCACGACGCTCGCAGGAAATGGCGTCTTTGCCCGATCGATGTATCCCTGTCGAAGCTGGGTCAAGAAAGAAACCATTGCCTTGCCCATGAGCGCGTCGGCTTCATCGAAGAGCACGACGAGCGGATGCGGTGCACGCGCCGCAACGTCCTCCAGATAGCGCATGAGAAAAACGCGCGATGGTTTTACTTGACGTACCTGTGGACTTCCCAAGCCCACGTCGGGCAGATCCCGCATCACGGCACGATCGAGATCTTCGCGGATGACTTTGAACGTCAAAAATGGCGAATCCGTATCTCGAGCGTTCTGCACGTCGACGTGCATCGCGCACCATCGACCCGTACCGTTCAGATGCTGCACGAGCCACTGGGCGCTCGTGGTCTTGCCCGTTTGCCGTCCGGCGTGCAGCGTGAAGTATTTGCGGTCTTCGATGAGCCGCATGACCCGCCCAAGACGTCGTTCGGGCGGCAGCATGTAGTGCTCGCCCGGAATGCATGGACCTGCGATGTTGAACGACGGCCGCATGCGGTGACCCTACTGCATCGGGGTGCGTCCGTCCAATTTCAGAGAGCGGGAAAGTATATGGCAAGTCTTTCCCCGGGCAACATAACGGCCGACTGAGCTGCTTTGCAGTCGGAGCTTAGCGCGAGGCGGCGCGCGGCGTTAGAGATTGGCCGGTGCCCTCAGCACCCGACGATCCGAATATGCTTGCCTGCGTATTCCGCTTCCCGCACGAAAAGTTTGTCTTGCCAGGAGACCGATTCGCGCAAGTCGAATAGAACCAGCCACCCTTCTCCAAGCCCGAGCTTATCGAGGTAACCGGCGAGCTGTTCCAGCCCTTCGGCTTCGGTCTCCCTATCGCGTCGAATTTTGATTTCGATGCAATGGCATTCCTTTTTCCAGTGCACGACCAAATCCAGCGCCCCGCGGCCAAGCCCATACTCGCGGTCGATGCGTCCGCCCCCATTGACGATGCGTTGTAAAAAGGCCATCAGCATCAAATGCGGGCCCGATTCGCGATACCCGAATCCCTCGGCCGCAACATGCCCATCCTTACGCCAAAACTTCTGCCAATCCACCATGAGTTTCGCCATGTCGAGCGAACCATCCTTGCGGAGGTAACTGCGTCGCGGCACGATTTGCCCCTGTCGAATGTATGTCAGCGTCCGCGGAATCACTTCGCGGTAAATCGGATTGGCAATCACGAATTGTCCACCCATTCTTCGAACGAGCCCCAATCCCATCACATAAGCGAAGTCGTCGTCGAGAACATCCACGCCCGTCTGATCTCCCGCGAGCATCGGATCGATGATCTTGCGCACGCGTTCTTCGCGCAACTTTGCAATGAGCGAATCGATGTGACTACGCCGCTCCAGAATGATCGTCTCTTTTGCAGCATCCACGTGCGCTGCCGTGATCGCTACCGACCGATCCTCGACATCCCAATTCACGATTTGATCTGCCATTGCATTCGTGAGCCACGGATGGCCTTGCCCCAGCTCGTAAATGCGCGCCACCGCTTCGGGCTCGAATCGTTGACCCGTGGCCGCCGTATGCTGAGCCAAAAGCTCCTCGACGTCGGCATCCGTAAATGGCGCAATCGTCGTCGCATCGGCCGTGATGTTGAACGGCGAGCTCGTTCCGAGCCACGACAGCGGTTTTTGATCTTTGGCGCGCACGGCGTAATCGCGAACTTGGCGCTGCCCGATGAGCACGACGCTCGCGGGAAATGGCGTCTTTGCCCGATCGATGTATCCCTGTCGAAGCTGGGTCAAGAAAGAAACCATTGCCTTGCCCATCAGCGCGTCGGCTTCATCGAAGAGCACGACGAGCGGATGCGGTGCACGCGCTGCCAAGTCCCGCAGATAATGCATGAGAAAAACGCGCGATGGTTTCACTTGACGTACCTGTGGACTTCCCAAGCCCACGTCGGGCAGATCCCGCAGCACGGCATGATCGAGATCTTCGCGGATGACCTTGAAGGTCAAAAACGGCGAATCCGTATCTCGAGCGTTCTGCACGTCGACGTGCATTGCGCACCATCGGCCCGTACCGTTCAAATGCTGCACGAGCCACTGGGCGCTCGTGGTCTTGCCCGTTTGCCGTCCGGCGTGCAGCGTGAAGTATTTGCGGTCTTCGATGAGCCGCATGACCCGCCCAAGACGTCGTTCGGGCGGCAGCATGTAGTGCTCGCCCGGAATGCATGGACCTGCGATGTTGAACGACAGCCGCATGCGGTGACCCTACTGCATCGGGGTGCGTCCGTCCAATTTCGGAGAGCAGTCATTGGGGGCCTTTCGCTGTTGTTCGAGTCGCCGCGCCGGTCACCCAGACTGGTAACTCCTCGGAAAAACCATACCAGATCGGCGCGATGCCCGATCTGGCTGGGAGTTGCCTGATGCGGCGAACGCTGACAGCATTTCCGGTCACCCAGTCACCCATCCGATCGCCCTCGAAGCCGCAACTCGGCGCCCAGTTGCCACCTCATTGTATGATCGACAGCATTCCCGGTCGCCCAGTTGCCCACCCAATCGCCCTCAAAGCCGCAACTCGGTGCCCAGTTGCCACGTCTTTGTGTGATGGACAGCATTCCCGGTCGCCCAGTTGCGCATCCGATCGTGCTCGAAGCCGCAACTCGGCGCCCAGTTGCGCGTCCGATCGCCCTCGAAGGCGCAACTCGGCGCCCAGTTGCCCACCCGATCGCCATACAGTGCATCACCCGTACGCCAAATCTGTATTCACGCCAATGCCGAACGACGATATTGCCGTCCAGTTCCTTGCGACCATTCACGTGAAAGGAACACCCGATGGCCGATGAACATATCGATTCCTTGGAAGTCTTCGAGTATGGCGACCATTTCTTGATCGAAATCGATAAACTCGATGGCCTCACCAATGTCGTCAACATTGCCGCGGCCATTCTCATCAAGCTCGGCCGCAAAGACGAATTGCGCCTCTTCTTCAATGACCTGCAAGTCAATGAATCGTCAAAAAGTGCACCCGCCAATACGACGACCGAAGGCACTTGAACGCTGACGAAAACCCACCCCGCTGCCGAATCGCATGACCCAAGCTGACGACGCGCATCAAGTCGAGCTTCCCGATGACGTCGCTCCGCCCGCATCGCGCGCGACGCGCACCGTACGGGTGGCCTCGAGCATCCGCGTCGCTTATCCTTGCAGGCGTGTTCGCCCCGCCGAACCCCACCCATCACAAAACCTCGCTTTGGCGTAGCCGCGCCCTGCGCTCGACGCTCGCCCACGTTTCGTTTGTCGTCATATCGTTCGTCTCGCCGAACCTCGAGGCGCAACCTGCACCCGTTGCTGCTCCAACGAAAGCCGCCGCGACGAACCCAGCGGACAAACCAGCTCCCCGACAATCCCGAGCTTCCGTCTCGCGTGTCGCGGAATCCATCGCAGCGGACCTCGCGCACGTGCCCGCCAAAGCACTCGTGGTCGCGTCTCCGCTCACGAGCGACGCGCCTGCACCGCGTGGATCCGAGCTTGCGCTGCTGCTCGCCACGCAGCTCGCAGGACGCCGCGGAGCTGGATCGCGCGCCTTCGCAAAACCACTCGCGCTCGCCGAAGCGCGCATCGAAGCGCGTCAATCCGATGCGCTGGTGATGCTCAAAGTCGAGATCGCTGCGGGCAAGCTGCGCGCCGTTGCGGACGTTTTTCCCGTCCCACGTACGGTCTGGGCACGCGTGCGCGATCCCGAGCCTGGCCCGATTGCACACGCGTTCGCCGAAGCGCCCATCGACGCCGAAGTGCGCACGTACCTCGCGCCCGTGCCGATTGCGCAGGTGAACGTCGTTCGAGGTCAACATTTTGAAAGTGACGTCGTGGCGCTCGGATGCGCCGACATCGACGCCGATGGGGCCGCGGAGATCATCAGCGTCAGCCGTCGTCGCGTGACCACGTTGCGGCTTCGCGAGGGCAAAGTCGTGCCGTTGCGATCACGCAATTGGACCGATCTTTCGCCGCTCGCGCCCGTTCCGCTGCGCGAGCCGATTGGTCTTGCGGCCGTCGTCGAGCGCCCTGCGCAGCATGGCGACGCCGCGTTTTTCGTCGAGGTAGGTTTGTCCGATCGGTCCAAGAGCGTGCGCCTCGATGGACAGCTCGACGTCGTCGCGACGCTCGCAGGTTTGCCCTTGGGGGCGGGCGAAACGAGCGCTTGCGTGCGCGTGCATCAGCCGTGGATCTCGGGGCCGCTCGTGCCGTGTGCAGCAGGCGATCGAGCCATTCGCGTGTCCTTGACGGGGTCGTACGATGCAATGGCATCGGCATCGCTCGTAACGCCAACGGGCGACGCATTCGCCGTTTTCGCGGCTCGCACGGATCGCGGCGTGCTCGAGGTTCGTGACGATGCGGGGCATGCGACGACGGTGGACGGAGCCGGAGCGCAGCTCGCGGTGGGAGATCTGGATCAGGACGGCAACCCGGAGATCCTGAGCAGTTTGGATGTGCCCGCGGGGACGACGGATGCGGTCGTCGTGCGGTCGTGGCTCGATCGATCCGCGCCGAAAGCTACGCGGCCGAAAGAAATGTTGCGCGTACCTGCAGCAGCCGGCGTGCATGCGATGGCGGTTTGTCCTCCCGATGGTCCAGGTCGAGCGCCGTTTGTCGTGGCGACCGCGGACGAGATTTGGGTCGTGCGATGAGCAAGCGGGGGGCCGATTGCGATACGCGTTTTTCGCGGCGAACGTTGCTCGCCGGCGCGGTCGCGTCTGTCGCATTGGGCATTGCCAAGGATGGTCTTGCGCTCGGTCGAACGCCGCATGGTGGGCGTTTGTCATTTGTTTTGCCTTGGTCCACGCGCTCGATTGATCCTCACGACGTGCTCGATTCCGGCGCAGCGTTGTTCGGCGCGGCGATGTCCGATCCGCTGTTTGTATTGGATACATCGGGGAATCCGGTTCCGGCATTGGCGGAGGTATATCCGGCGAAAGAAGCGCTCGGCACGGTGGTGCGGCTGCGCGAAGGATTGCGCACGGCGCGCAAAAAGCCGCTCGATGCAAGAGACGTGGTTGCTTCGATCGAGCGAGCGCGCGTGCGCGGTGCAGCGGCCATTTTTACGGACGTGCCGACGCCGAAGACCGTAAAGAACGATCCATTGGCCATCGTGTTTGGTGCGGCCGATCCGCACAAGCTCGCCCGAGCACTGTCGTCGCCCGTGGCTGCGATACTGCCGCGGAATTTCGATCCGGCCGCGCCCGATGGTACGGGCGCATTTCGCGCGGATTGCTCGGACAAACGGCTCGTGCTTTCACGTAATCCATTGGCAGCACGAGGGCCCGCGTTTCTCGAAAAAATTGAAATAACAAAAGCGTCTGACTTGGCGACGTCGCTTCGGCAATTCGAGGCCGAGCGAACCGACATCGGGTGGCTCGGTTTGGGATTGCACAACGATCGAAAGGGGGCTGTACGTTTCGATATGGGGCGAGCGGCATGGATCGTGTTATGGGTTGATCCGCGTATTGGGAGTTTTGGCGCACCGGGGACGGCGCAGCGGCTGCTCGATGCGATTGCGCCCGAACGCCTATCGCATTTGGGCCTTGGACCATTGCCGAAGGCTGGAGCGCATTTGGCTTGGGGTGGGCCTCCGATGGAGCTTTGGGTGGACGAGGCATCGGCATTCATGGTGGAAGTGGCCAAGACGCTCGGGCCGATATTGACGCAACCGGGTCGTGAAATCACGGTGGTGCCCCTTGCGCGCTCCGAAATCGCAAAGCGTCGAGGAAAAGGCCCTGTGGGTATGTCGCTCGAAGTGGTGCATGCGGTCGCTCCAGGGGTGCTTGGTGCTTGGGCGTCGCTCCTTGCGGCGGACGACCCCGTGCGCGCGAAGGAGCTCGGGAAAAAGCCGCCGAGGTTGGCGCAGCATGCTCCGGTGCGGTCATTGACGCATGGTATGCAATTGGGGGTATTGGGTGAAGTGCGCGTGACGGGAGGCATCATGCCGGACGTGACGCTGGTGCGTGCGGGCGAAGGTTGGGATTTGGGATCGAGTTTTCGGAAAAAGAAGTGAGCGCGAGAATCATGGATAACAATCATCCTCATGCAGAAGCGATGCGCGTATTGAGCGCTGCGGACGATCGTCTTGCGGAAGTCATTGCCGAGGTTGGCGCGTGTAGGCTTCGTGTGCACACGAATGGAAATGCCGACGCGCACGAATTTTTCGAGGCGCTCGTGGAATCCATTGTGAGCCAGCAATTATCGACGAAAGCGGCGGATACGATTTACGCGCGCGTGCTCGCGCTTGGGGGAGGGAAATTGCTTCCGCCTTCGGAATTGGGGGCGGTGCCGGAAGAGACGTTGCGCAAGGCGGGGTTGTCGGGGCAAAAAGTGCGATACGTGCAGGATTTGTGCACGAAGGTCGGCGATGGCAGTGTGGTGCTCACCGATTTGGAAAAATTGGGTGATGAAGAGGTGATTCAGCGTTTGCGGCTGGTGAAGGGAATTGGTCGCTGGACGGCGGAGATGTTTTTGATGTTCCGGCTGGGGAGGCCGGATGTATTGCCGGTTCAGGATTTGGGGATTCAGCAGGGGATGCGCAAGTTATACAAGATGCGTACGGATCCGACGCCGGATAGAATGGTGAAGGTAGCGAAGAAATGGCGTCCGTATCGATCGGTCGCGTGCTGGTATTTGTGGCGGGTGCACGAGAAGGTGAAGTAGGTTGCGCTCAACGTTTGCCCTGCTTGGACAAACCCGCCAGCACTTCCGCAATCGGCCGCGGTTTTCCGTACAGCCACCCTTGCGCGTAATGAATCCCCATGTTCGACAGCATGTCCGCCATCGGCTGCGTTTCGACCGATTCCGCCACCGTGTCGATGTTCAGCATCCCGCCAATGCGCTGCACGCTCTCCACGATGGCCCGATGCAGCGGACTGTCCAGCATGCTCCGCACGAAAACCCCGTCGATTTTCACATAATCCACGGGCAAACTCTCCAAATACCCGTACGACGCATGACCGCTGCCGAAATCGTCAATCGCGAAGCGGCAACCCATCGCCCCGAGCTCCTGCATCATCCACAAAACTTCGGATAAATTCGCGAATGCAGCCGTCTCCGTAATCTCGAAACAAACCTTGGTCGGCGGCACTTTGTAATTGCCAAATTGCTCGACGATGTAATCCAATAACCCCTCGCGCAAGAGCGACAAGGCCGAAAGATTGATGGCACACGTGTGCAAATTGCGCATTTGCTCGCGTGACAATGCACCAATCGTTTGCAATGCCTTTTGCACCACGTACCTGTCGATTTCATCCATCATGCGGCTGTCCTCGGCCGCTTGAATGATGCCCACCGGCGATTCGTGCCGCCCTTCGTCGCTGACCACACGCACCAAAATCTCGAAATGCAATCCGTGCTTTTTCGCCGGCACGAGCGCGTGAATCTCTTGCGCGTAAAGCTGCAATCGCCCCTCGGACAAGTGCCGCTGAATGCTCGCAACCCATTGCATGGCCCTTCGGCTGCGCACCATTTCTTGATCTTCGGCCAAATAAATCTGAAGCCTGCTGCGGCCACTGTCTTTGGCCATGCGACAAGCTTGATCCGCTGCCCCGAGCACATCGGATGCGCGATGATATTCCGCCCCGAAGGGGACCAATCCCATGCTCGCTTCGACCGTGAACGTCTTGTTGTTCCATGCGAAACGAAATTCGTGCAGCGTCCGCTGAAGCTTGCGCACCACTTGCTCGGCATCCAGCAAGTCACGCCCGTGTAACAAAAGGACGAACTCGTCTGCACCAATCCGCCCGGCCGCATCGTTTGGTCCGACAATTTCGTAGAGACGCGTCGCGACCCACTGCAAGAGATCATCGCCCGCGTCGTGTCCACACGTCATGTTGACCAAGCGGAATCGATCGAGATCGAAGTAGACGAGCGAGTGCCGCACGCCCTTGTCTCGGCTCGATGCGAGCGCGAGCTCGACGCGTTCGCTAAAAGCTTGGCGGTTCAAAAGGCCCGTGAGCGTGTCGTATCGCGCTTGCCTTGCGATCTGCAAAGACAAGAGCTGTTCGACATTCGCGTCGCGGAAAACCACGAGTTTGCCCTTGGGATCGCCGTCTGCTTTCGTCCCGATCGCATGACGGATCGCGAGCACTTGGCCATCTCGCCGGTCGAGAAGTGCGGTATGACCAACCGTCGTGGTCGGTATATCGACGACGCCTGCAGCGGTCGTTGGAATGCCAAAAGGTGTGACCGCGACGGGACGAATACGAAAAACCTCGGCCAGAGGTTTACCGCGTTTTTCCTCGAACGATTCGCCACACAGCCGCTCGGCCGTCGAGTTCATGCGCGTCACGCGCCCCGCAGCGTCGGTTTCGATGATGCCTACGCCCAGTTCGGACAAACACGGGCCGATCCCTTCGAGCGGTCCCGTAGGCACGGCAGGCACCCACGATCGAGCGCGGACGTCGCGTGATTCGCGACGATCGTCCGCTTCGAATTCGAGCGTATCCTTGGGATCTGTCGTGAGGTTGTCGTTCTGCACTGGGCCTTACTCGATTGCGTATGCGTCGCCAAACGTACCTATATCGTTCCCACGGCCTTTCGTCATGGATGAAATCGCACGCCGTGGGCGGAGTCATTGCTTGACGTCGAACTCGATCTTCGTCAGTCGGTATTCTGGAACGCGAAGCTCCTTCGAACGCGTCGCGCCCGTGGACATTCGGCAAAAGACCCGCGCTTTGCCCGCATCCACCATCACGTCGAGCGGCGTCACGCCATAATACGTGGAATTGATGGTGATTTTGCAAACGCCGCCTCGGGCGCTTACCAAGAGCCTTCCTTGGCCTTTGCCGATGGGCTTCCAGTTCGACTTGGGCGCCTGCGTGGCCGAAGGCGTGGGCGCGGGTGGTTCGTCCGGAACAACTTCGACGGGGGTTTCATCGGGAACCGCAGCCGCGATCTCGTCTGGAGTGACGGCGCTACCCGAGGCGGCTGCGGGTACGACCGGATGGGTCGTGGCTTGGGCCGATGGCGGCGATGTAATGGGTGGAGATGCCGAGTTTTCGGCTCCGGACGATGGTTTGTCCGCGGAATCGGACGACCCGCCGAACGCGAGGAGGACGATGGTGACGAGCACGAGCAGCCCGGCGACTGTGGCGATCGCGATGTTTCGCACGCGACGTGGATCGGCGCCTTGGACAGGGTTCGTCGGCGCGTTCGTTGGTGCGTTCGTCGGCGCGGTCGTTGGCGGAAGGGCTGGAAGCGGCTGCGTTGAAAACTCGGTTTCGGGCGGGCCGGGTAGTGAAACGATTGGCGCCGGATTGTCTTGCCACGCGCCGGGCGAATGGGCGCCTTGGTTCGGTTCTCCAAACCCGACGAGCGTTCCCGCAGGCATCGGTTGTTCTGGGTGAGCCGACAAACTCGGGTTGGACGCCCGTGGGGGAGGTGGTTGCGGTGCAGGTGGAGCCGCGGTTGTTGCTGCGGCTGCATCACGCTCGGCCGCGGACAAACTCGCCGTCGCGACGTCGGGCGATGCCGGGAGCGCCACGATGGGTGGTGCCGCTCGAACCGCGTTCGGCACGGCTGGTGCAGCGCCAACTTGCGTGGGGCTCACCATGACGCCGGGCCAGGACGGCGATGATGTGGCAAACGGGGTCGGAGCTGCCGATGGATTCGGGATGGGCGTGGCCGACGGGCTCGCGGGAGGAGCAGCCGTCGGGGCTGGCAAGGGTTTGCCTGCAACGACGGCGACGAACGCGTTGTGCAGGTCGGCAATCGCCTGGTATCGCTCGTCGGGCTTGCGAGCGAACGCGCGCTGGAAAAACGCGTCGACCGTCGGCGGAAGGCCCTGCACGAGCGTCGATGGCGGTGGGTACTTGCCGCTGAAGACCTGCACCATGACTTCGGCCAACGTGTCGCCGGGGAAGGGCACGACGCCCGTCAGGCCGCGATAGATGATGACGGCAAACGACCAAAGATCGCTGCGAAAATCGCTCTTTTTCGAACTTCGTAGCTGCTCGGGGCTCATGTAATGGGGTGAACCCATGAGCTCCGTGGTTTTCGTGTGTTGTCCGAGCGTCGCGTCGATTTCCTTCGCGATCCCGAAATCCAGGATCTTGACGACTTCCCGCCCGTCGCTCTCGTCGCGCGCCAAAAACACGTTACTCGGCTTCAGGTCGCGGTGAACGATCCCCGCTTCGTGCGCTTTGCGCAGCCCGCGCGAGATCTGCGAGACGATCGGTTCGAGCTCGTCGAGCGTAAGGCGCTTCTTGCGCAGGATGAAGTCGTCGAGGTTTTCCCCGTGCAGAAGCTCCATCGCCATGTACGGGGTTTGTCCCTCGATACCGTAGTCCTGCACGGTGACCACGTTGGGATGTCGGATGAGCGACGCGGTGCGAGCTTCACGCTCGAACCGCGTACGCGCAACAGGGGTCGGCGAATCGTCGTGCAAAAACTTGATGGCGATGTCGCTTCCAAGCGTCAGGTGGCGGGCGACCCATACGGCGCCCATTCCGCCAGATGCGAGGAGGCGCTCGAGTCGGTAACGACCGGCAATGACGGTGCCCGGCACTAGCTCCATCGACGTTCCTGGACTTCCCTCGCCTCGACCTCGCCACCGTATCACATGTTGTGCCGGCCGTGCATCACCTGTCGAGAATTGCTTGGATCTTCTGCCACACAGCAGGTTCGACGCCGACATCCAAGTGCCCGTAGGGCACCCCCTCCTGTTTGGACTTGCTGATCTTTTCGTCTGCGGTGAACCCTTGGGTCAGTTGGTCCAGGGCGGCGATGCTGACGTCGAAGAGGACGCCGTCACCTTTGGGATCGCAGGTGGGGCATTCCATTCCGTCGATTTCGAAGATTGCATCGGGTTTGCCCGTGCCCTCGCCGTGCACCACGTAGAGGTAATCCAGGTCGCGGCTCACGCCGTGGTGGCGAAGTCGTTCGATGAAGTTGCCGCCCATTTCCATGGCCGATTGGATACCAATGCCATCCATGAGGGTATAGGTCGTGTAGCCGGCAAACGTCTCTTCGGCGTGTCTTACGTCGTAATGCAAGTGTTTCGCTTTGCAGGGGCTTTTGGTGGGCTCGAACGACGTCGTGCGGCACGTCAGATGCGCGGCGTCGTCATCGATCCAGCCGCCGGTACCCGGAAGGCCGGCGGGGTTGTAGCCGAGTTTGTAGATGCTGACCCAATCGCGCCATTTGTATTCGTCGGTATCGAGCTGTGACCAATCATAGTTGACGGGGTCGTCTTCTCGATTGGGGAGCGGGTGGTGGCTGCGCAAATCGTAAGCGGCCTGCAATTGCCCGAT
Proteins encoded in this region:
- a CDS encoding ATP-binding protein, translating into MRPSFNIAGPCIPGEHYMLPPERRLGRVMRLIEDRKYFTLHAGRQTGKTTSAQWLVQHLNGTGRWCAMHVDVQNARDTDSPFLTFKVIREDLDRAVMRDLPDVGLGSPQVRQVKPSRVFLMRYLEDVAARAPHPLVVLFDEADALMGKAMVSFLTQLRQGYIDRAKTPFPASVVLIGQRQVRDYAVRAKDQKPLSWLGTSSPFNITADATTIAPFTDADVEELLAQHTAATGQRFEPEAVARIYELGQGHPWLTNAMADQIVNWDVEDRSVAITAAHVDAAKETIILERRSHIDSLLAKLREERVRQDHRSDARGRDGPDVSDDDFAYVMGLGPVSKNRGTVRDRQSNLSRGDSSDADIHSTGANRAATQLPPQGWFARHGQTHGGLAEVLA
- a CDS encoding ATP-binding protein, producing the protein MRLSFNIAGPCIPGEHYMLPPERRLGRVMRLIEDRKYFTLHAGRQTGKTTSAQWLVQHLNGTGRWCAMHVDVQNARDTDSPFLTFKVIREDLDHAVLRDLPDVGLGSPQVRQVKPSRVFLMHYLRDLAARAPHPLVVLFDEADALMGKAMVSFLTQLRQGYIDRAKTPFPASVVLIGQRQVRDYAVRAKDQKPLSWLGTSSPFNITADATTIAPFTDADVEELLAQHTAATGQRFEPEAVARIYELGQGHPWLTNAMADQIVNWDVEDRSVAITAAHVDAAKETIILERRSHIDSLIAKLREERVRKIIDPMLAGDQTGVDVLDDDFAYVMGLGLVRRMGGQFVIANPIYREVIPRTLTYIRQGQIVPRRSYLRKDGSLDMAKLMVDWQKFWRKDGHVAAEGFGYRESGPHLMLMAFLQRIVNGGGRIDREYGLGRGALDLVVHWKKECHCIEIKIRRDRETEAEGLEQLAGYLDKLGLGEGWLVLFDLRESVSWQDKLFVREAEYAGKHIRIVGC
- a CDS encoding DNA-3-methyladenine glycosylase 2 family protein, with product MDNNHPHAEAMRVLSAADDRLAEVIAEVGACRLRVHTNGNADAHEFFEALVESIVSQQLSTKAADTIYARVLALGGGKLLPPSELGAVPEETLRKAGLSGQKVRYVQDLCTKVGDGSVVLTDLEKLGDEEVIQRLRLVKGIGRWTAEMFLMFRLGRPDVLPVQDLGIQQGMRKLYKMRTDPTPDRMVKVAKKWRPYRSVACWYLWRVHEKVK
- a CDS encoding EAL domain-containing protein, with amino-acid sequence MNSTAERLCGESFEEKRGKPLAEVFRIRPVAVTPFGIPTTAAGVVDIPTTTVGHTALLDRRDGQVLAIRHAIGTKADGDPKGKLVVFRDANVEQLLSLQIARQARYDTLTGLLNRQAFSERVELALASSRDKGVRHSLVYFDLDRFRLVNMTCGHDAGDDLLQWVATRLYEIVGPNDAAGRIGADEFVLLLHGRDLLDAEQVVRKLQRTLHEFRFAWNNKTFTVEASMGLVPFGAEYHRASDVLGAADQACRMAKDSGRSRLQIYLAEDQEMVRSRRAMQWVASIQRHLSEGRLQLYAQEIHALVPAKKHGLHFEILVRVVSDEGRHESPVGIIQAAEDSRMMDEIDRYVVQKALQTIGALSREQMRNLHTCAINLSALSLLREGLLDYIVEQFGNYKVPPTKVCFEITETAAFANLSEVLWMMQELGAMGCRFAIDDFGSGHASYGYLESLPVDYVKIDGVFVRSMLDSPLHRAIVESVQRIGGMLNIDTVAESVETQPMADMLSNMGIHYAQGWLYGKPRPIAEVLAGLSKQGKR
- a CDS encoding protein kinase, which encodes MELVPGTVIAGRYRLERLLASGGMGAVWVARHLTLGSDIAIKFLHDDSPTPVARTRFEREARTASLIRHPNVVTVQDYGIEGQTPYMAMELLHGENLDDFILRKKRLTLDELEPIVSQISRGLRKAHEAGIVHRDLKPSNVFLARDESDGREVVKILDFGIAKEIDATLGQHTKTTELMGSPHYMSPEQLRSSKKSDFRSDLWSFAVIIYRGLTGVVPFPGDTLAEVMVQVFSGKYPPPSTLVQGLPPTVDAFFQRAFARKPDERYQAIADLHNAFVAVVAGKPLPAPTAAPPASPSATPIPNPSAAPTPFATSSPSWPGVMVSPTQVGAAPAVPNAVRAAPPIVALPASPDVATASLSAAERDAAAATTAAPPAPQPPPPRASNPSLSAHPEQPMPAGTLVGFGEPNQGAHSPGAWQDNPAPIVSLPGPPETEFSTQPLPALPPTTAPTNAPTNAPTNPVQGADPRRVRNIAIATVAGLLVLVTIVLLAFGGSSDSADKPSSGAENSASPPITSPPSAQATTHPVVPAAASGSAVTPDEIAAAVPDETPVEVVPDEPPAPTPSATQAPKSNWKPIGKGQGRLLVSARGGVCKITINSTYYGVTPLDVMVDAGKARVFCRMSTGATRSKELRVPEYRLTKIEFDVKQ